A genomic region of Sphingobium sp. HWE2-09 contains the following coding sequences:
- the rpoC gene encoding DNA-directed RNA polymerase subunit beta' produces the protein MNELTNFANPVAKTETFDQIQIGLASPERIRSWSFGEIKKPETINYRTFKPERDGLFCARIFGPIKDYECLCGKYKRMKYKGIVCEKCGVEVTVSKVRRERMGHIELAAPVAHIWFLKSLPSRIGLLLDMQLKQLERVLYFESYIVTEPGLTPLEKFQLLNEDELLDAQDQYGEDAFSAGIGAEAVKQMLMDLDLEGEKQILLDELAVTKSELKPKKIIKRLKVVESFLELGNRPEWMILDVVPVIPPELRPLVPLDGGRFATSDLNDLYRRVINRNNRLKRLMELRAPDIIVRNEKRMLQEAVDALFDNGRRGRVITGANKRPLKSLSDMLKGKQGRFRQNLLGKRVDYSGRSVIVTGPELKLHQCGLPKKMALELFKPFIYARLDAKGLSMTLKQAKKWVEKERKEVWDILDEVIREHPVMLNRAPTLHRLGIQAFEPVLIEGKAIQLHPLVCSAFNADFDGDQMAVHVPLSLEAQLEARVLMMSTNNILSPANGKPIIVPSQDMVLGIYYLSMEREGEPGEGMLLSDMQEVHQALFTKSVTLHSKIISRVPQTDEAGKSYLKRYETTPGRMLLGECLPQSHKVPFDVVNRLLTKKDVGDVIDEVYRHTGQKDTVLFADAIMALGFRHAFQAGISFGKDDMVIPDSKEGTVAETKALVADYEQQYQDGLITQQEKYNKVIDAWSRCGDQVANAMMDEIRAQPKDPQTGRLAQINSIYMMAHSGARGSQAQMKQLAGMRGLMAKPSGEIIETPIISNFKEGLTVLEYFNSTHGARKGLADTALKTANSGYLTRRLVDVSQDCTIVEEDCGTEKALEMKAIVQGGSVIASLGERILGRTTAQDIVDSKDGSIVIPIGTLLDEPMIAKIEAIGTQAVKIRSPLICESRMGVCGKCYGRDLARGTPVNIGEAVGVIAAQSIGEPGTQLTMRTFHIGGAANFNETSNLESMADGTIELRDMPTITDKQGRRLSLARNGEIAIIDSEGRERETHRLPYGATILFADGDTVKKGDRFAEWDPFTMPVITEKPGIVKYVDLIDSKTLTEQTDEATGIAQRVVTEHRGAARTKEDLRPRLTLLDDQSGEAARYMLAVGATLSVDDGAQVQAGDVLARVSREAAKTRDITGGLPRVAELFEARKPKDNAIIAKVSGRVQFLKDYKAKRKIAINPEDGGEPVEYLIPKSKVIDVQEGDFVKRGDNLIGGSPDPHDILEVLGIEPLAEYLVAEIQEVYRLQGVKINDKHIETIVRQMLQKVEIIESGDTTLLVGEQIDREEMDEINSKLAAGFAPAAGKPVLLGITKASLQTRSFISAASFQETTRVLTEAAVQGKKDTLVGLKENVIVGRLIPAGTGAGMNRLRVAASSRDAALRAALRASSQVDLIAPKSAAAERAAELAQGPEAAIGNDPLAAVEGETHGSDADAGDYLLKSDGE, from the coding sequence ATGAATGAACTGACCAACTTCGCCAATCCGGTCGCCAAGACCGAGACGTTCGACCAGATCCAGATCGGCCTTGCCTCGCCAGAGCGCATCCGGTCCTGGTCCTTCGGCGAGATCAAGAAGCCCGAAACCATCAACTATCGCACGTTCAAGCCCGAGCGTGACGGCCTGTTCTGCGCGCGCATCTTCGGTCCGATCAAGGATTATGAATGCCTGTGCGGCAAGTATAAGCGCATGAAATATAAGGGCATCGTCTGCGAGAAGTGCGGTGTCGAAGTCACGGTGAGCAAGGTGCGCCGCGAGCGCATGGGCCATATTGAACTAGCCGCCCCCGTCGCACATATCTGGTTCCTGAAGAGCCTGCCGTCGCGCATCGGCCTGCTGCTCGACATGCAGTTGAAGCAGCTTGAGCGCGTCCTCTACTTCGAATCCTACATCGTCACCGAACCGGGCCTGACCCCGCTCGAAAAGTTCCAGCTTCTCAACGAAGACGAACTGCTCGACGCGCAGGATCAATATGGCGAAGACGCCTTCTCCGCCGGGATCGGCGCGGAAGCGGTCAAGCAGATGCTGATGGACCTCGACCTGGAAGGCGAAAAGCAGATCCTGCTGGACGAGCTGGCCGTCACCAAGTCGGAATTGAAGCCCAAGAAGATCATCAAGCGCCTGAAGGTGGTTGAGAGCTTCCTGGAATTGGGCAACCGCCCCGAATGGATGATCCTGGACGTCGTGCCGGTCATTCCGCCTGAACTGCGCCCGCTGGTGCCGCTGGACGGCGGCCGCTTCGCGACGTCGGACCTGAACGACCTCTATCGCCGCGTCATCAACCGCAACAACCGTTTGAAGCGCCTGATGGAACTGCGCGCGCCGGACATCATCGTCCGCAACGAAAAGCGCATGTTGCAGGAAGCCGTCGACGCCCTGTTCGACAATGGCCGTCGTGGCCGCGTCATCACCGGCGCGAACAAGCGGCCGTTGAAGTCGCTGTCCGACATGCTCAAGGGCAAGCAGGGCCGCTTCCGTCAGAACCTGCTCGGCAAGCGCGTCGACTATTCGGGTCGTTCGGTCATCGTGACCGGCCCGGAACTCAAGCTGCACCAGTGCGGCCTGCCCAAGAAGATGGCGCTCGAACTGTTCAAGCCCTTCATCTACGCGCGCCTCGACGCCAAGGGTCTCTCCATGACCCTCAAGCAGGCGAAGAAGTGGGTCGAAAAGGAGCGCAAGGAAGTCTGGGACATCCTGGACGAGGTGATCCGCGAGCATCCCGTGATGCTGAACCGCGCGCCGACGCTCCATCGCCTCGGCATCCAGGCGTTCGAACCCGTGCTGATCGAGGGCAAGGCGATCCAGCTTCACCCGCTGGTCTGCTCCGCCTTCAACGCCGACTTCGACGGTGACCAGATGGCCGTGCACGTCCCGCTGAGCCTTGAGGCCCAGTTGGAAGCGCGCGTGCTGATGATGTCGACCAACAACATCCTGTCGCCCGCGAATGGCAAGCCGATCATCGTGCCGTCGCAGGACATGGTGCTGGGCATCTATTATCTGTCGATGGAACGCGAAGGCGAGCCGGGCGAAGGCATGCTGCTAAGCGACATGCAGGAAGTCCATCAGGCGCTGTTCACCAAGTCGGTGACGCTGCATTCCAAGATCATCAGCCGCGTGCCGCAGACCGACGAAGCGGGCAAGAGCTACCTCAAGCGCTACGAAACGACGCCGGGTCGCATGCTGCTGGGCGAATGTCTGCCGCAGAGCCACAAAGTGCCCTTCGACGTCGTCAACCGCTTGCTGACCAAGAAGGACGTGGGCGACGTGATCGATGAGGTCTATCGTCACACCGGCCAGAAGGACACGGTGCTGTTCGCCGACGCCATCATGGCGCTGGGCTTCCGCCACGCGTTCCAGGCCGGTATCTCGTTCGGCAAGGATGACATGGTCATTCCGGACTCGAAGGAAGGCACCGTCGCCGAAACCAAGGCGCTGGTGGCCGATTACGAGCAGCAATATCAGGACGGCCTGATCACGCAGCAGGAAAAGTACAACAAGGTGATCGACGCCTGGAGCCGTTGCGGTGACCAGGTCGCGAACGCGATGATGGACGAAATCCGCGCCCAGCCTAAGGATCCACAGACCGGTCGCCTCGCGCAGATCAACTCGATCTACATGATGGCGCACTCCGGTGCCCGTGGTTCGCAGGCACAGATGAAGCAGCTGGCCGGTATGCGCGGCCTGATGGCCAAGCCTTCGGGCGAGATCATCGAAACGCCGATCATCTCAAACTTCAAGGAAGGCCTAACCGTCCTTGAATATTTCAACTCCACCCACGGCGCGCGTAAGGGCCTGGCGGATACGGCGCTCAAGACGGCGAACTCGGGTTACCTGACCCGCCGTCTGGTCGACGTGTCGCAGGACTGCACCATCGTCGAGGAAGATTGCGGCACCGAAAAGGCGCTGGAGATGAAGGCGATCGTCCAGGGCGGCAGCGTCATCGCGTCGCTGGGCGAACGCATCCTGGGCCGCACCACGGCGCAGGACATTGTCGACAGCAAGGATGGCAGCATCGTCATCCCCATCGGCACGCTGCTGGACGAACCGATGATCGCCAAGATCGAGGCGATCGGCACCCAGGCGGTCAAGATCCGCAGCCCGCTGATCTGCGAAAGCCGGATGGGCGTGTGCGGCAAATGCTACGGCCGTGACCTGGCCCGTGGTACGCCGGTGAATATCGGTGAAGCGGTCGGCGTCATCGCGGCGCAGTCCATCGGTGAGCCGGGCACGCAGTTGACCATGCGTACCTTCCACATCGGCGGCGCAGCGAACTTCAACGAAACGTCGAACCTGGAATCGATGGCGGACGGCACGATCGAACTGCGTGACATGCCGACCATCACCGACAAGCAAGGCCGTCGCCTCAGCCTCGCCCGCAACGGCGAGATCGCGATCATCGACAGCGAAGGCCGCGAGCGCGAAACCCATCGCCTGCCTTACGGCGCCACCATCCTGTTTGCAGATGGCGACACCGTGAAGAAGGGCGATCGCTTCGCCGAGTGGGATCCCTTCACCATGCCGGTGATCACGGAAAAGCCGGGTATCGTCAAATATGTCGACCTGATCGACAGCAAGACGCTGACCGAACAGACCGACGAAGCCACCGGCATCGCCCAGCGCGTCGTGACGGAACATCGTGGTGCTGCCCGCACCAAGGAAGACCTTCGCCCGCGCCTGACCCTGCTGGACGACCAGTCCGGCGAAGCGGCCCGCTATATGCTGGCGGTGGGGGCGACGCTGTCGGTCGATGATGGCGCGCAGGTGCAGGCCGGGGACGTGCTGGCGCGTGTCAGCCGCGAAGCGGCCAAGACCCGCGACATCACCGGTGGTCTGCCGCGCGTCGCCGAACTGTTCGAAGCCCGCAAGCCCAAGGACAATGCGATCATTGCCAAGGTGTCGGGCCGCGTCCAGTTCCTCAAGGATTACAAGGCGAAGCGCAAGATCGCCATCAATCCCGAGGATGGCGGCGAGCCGGTCGAATATCTGATCCCCAAGAGCAAGGTGATCGACGTTCAGGAAGGCGACTTCGTGAAGCGCGGCGACAACCTGATCGGCGGTTCGCCCGATCCGCACGACATTCTGGAAGTGCTGGGTATCGAGCCGCTGGCCGAATATCTGGTCGCCGAAATCCAGGAAGTCTATCGCCTGCAGGGCGTGAAGATCAACGACAAGCACATCGAAACGATCGTTCGTCAGATGCTGCAGAAGGTCGAGATCATCGAGTCCGGCGACACCACTCTGTTGGTGGGCGAGCAGATCGACCGCGAGGAAATGGACGAGATCAACAGCAAGCTGGCAGCGGGCTTCGCGCCTGCCGCGGGCAAGCCGGTGCTGCTCGGCATCACCAAGGCGTCGCTGCAGACCCGTTCGTTCATCTCGGCCGCGTCCTTCCAGGAAACCACCCGCGTCCTCACGGAAGCGGCGGTCCAGGGCAAGAAGGACACGCTGGTCGGCCTGAAGGAAAACGTCATCGTCGGCCGCCTGATCCCGGCGGGTACGGGCGCGGGCATGAACCGCCTGCGCGTCGCCGCTTCGTCGCGTGACGCCGCACTGCGGGCCGCGCTGCGCGCCTCCAGCCAGGTGGACCTGATCGCACCCAAGTCGGCTGCTGCAGAACGTGCGGCTGAACTGGCGCAGGGTCCGGAAGCGGCGATCGGCAACGATCCACTGGCCGCCGTCGAAGGGGAAACCCACGGCAGCGACGCGGACGCGGGCGATTACCTGCTGAAGAGCGACGGCGAATAA
- the rpoB gene encoding DNA-directed RNA polymerase subunit beta, with the protein MRKNATNEGKDNAWRPKLSPISNTGAKKRIRKVFGDIHEVVQMPNLIEVQRESYEQFLRSDPSINYVSGLEKTLRSVFPIRDFAGTAEMDFVHYELEDPKYDVEECRQRGITYAAPMRVTLRLIVFEVDQDTETRSVLDIKEQDVYMGDMPLMTGNGTFIVNGTERVIVSQMHRSPGVLFDHDRGKTHSSGKYLFAARVIPYRGSWLDFEFDAKDIVNVRIDRKRKLPVTALLFALGLTPEEILGEFYNKVVFVRGEGGWVIPYLAEAWRGLKPAFDIVDAKTGEAIFPAGTKISPRAANKAEKDGLETLLIPTEEVYGRYSAYDLINESTGEIYIEAGDEVSPENLEKLDKAGIDRLELLDIDHVGTGPWIRNTLKADKAEDRDQALSDIYRVMRPGEPPTKETAEALFAGLFFDPERYDLSAVGRVKLNMRLDLDAEDTVTTLRTEDILAVVKELVNLKDGKGEIDDIDNLGNRRVRSVGELLENQYRVGLLRMERAVKERMSSVDVSTVMPNDLINAKPAVAAVREFFGSSQLSQFMDQTNPLSEVTHKRRVSALGPGGLTRERAGFEVRDVHPTHYGRICPIETPEGPNIGLINSLATFSRVNKYGFIETPYRKVLDNKVTDDVVYLSAMEEAKHTIAQANAEVNADGTFTEDLISAREAGEFLMAPKDHITLMDVSPKQLVSVAASLIPFLENDDANRALMGSNMQRQAVPLVRAEAPFVGTGMEGTVARDSGAAVASKRAGIVDQVDATRIVIRATGDIEAGQSGVDIYTLQKFQRSNQDTCINQRPLVQVGDLVEAGDVIADGPSTEFGELALGRNTLVAFMPWNGYNYEDSILISERIVKDDVFTSIHIEEFEVMARDTKLGPEDITRDIPNVGEEALRNLDEAGIVYIGAEVEPGDILVGKITPKGESPMTPEEKLLRAIFGEKASDVRDTSLRLPPGVAGTVVEVRVFNRHGIDKDERAMAIEREEIDRLAKDREDERAILNRATFNRLHEMLLNQTASAAPKGVRKGVAIDEALLAEVERHEWWKFAVEDDSRQAQIEAIKGQYDEAVKSIVDKFEDRVDKLQRGDELPPGVLKMVKVFVAVKRKLQPGDKMAGRHGNKGVISRILPVEDMPFLEDGTHVDIVLNPLGVPSRMNVGQIFETHLGWAARGLGQQLKHALEDWREANPNPSAGDMPDAVKERLLTSYGPRYAEQIEGRTPEQIIDLAEHLQRGIPMATPVFDGAREADVSAMLSLAGLHTSGQSDLYDGRTGDRFDRKVTVGIIYMLKLHHLVDDKIHARSIGPYSLVTQQPLGGKAQFGGQRFGEMEVWALQAYGAAYTLQEMLTVKSDDVVGRTKVYEAIVKGDDTFEAGIPESFNVLVKEMRSLGLNVELATMDEATDEDGLAQAAE; encoded by the coding sequence ATGCGAAAAAACGCGACGAATGAAGGCAAGGACAACGCATGGCGACCAAAGCTCTCCCCGATCAGCAACACCGGCGCAAAAAAGCGTATCAGGAAGGTGTTCGGCGACATCCACGAAGTGGTGCAGATGCCCAACCTGATCGAGGTCCAGCGGGAGAGCTATGAACAGTTCCTCCGTTCCGACCCGTCGATCAATTATGTGTCGGGCCTGGAAAAGACGCTGCGCAGCGTGTTCCCGATCCGCGATTTCGCCGGCACCGCCGAAATGGACTTCGTCCATTATGAGCTGGAAGACCCCAAGTACGACGTAGAAGAATGCCGCCAGCGCGGCATCACCTATGCCGCGCCGATGCGCGTAACCCTGCGCCTGATCGTGTTCGAAGTCGATCAGGACACCGAAACCCGTTCGGTCCTGGATATCAAGGAGCAGGACGTCTACATGGGCGACATGCCCCTGATGACGGGCAACGGCACCTTCATCGTCAACGGCACCGAGCGCGTGATCGTCAGCCAGATGCACCGTTCGCCGGGCGTCCTGTTCGACCATGACCGTGGCAAGACCCACTCGTCGGGCAAATATCTCTTCGCCGCGCGCGTCATTCCCTATCGTGGTTCGTGGCTCGATTTCGAATTCGACGCCAAGGACATCGTCAACGTCCGTATCGACCGCAAGCGCAAGCTGCCGGTCACCGCGCTGCTGTTCGCGCTGGGCCTGACGCCGGAAGAAATATTGGGCGAATTCTACAACAAGGTCGTGTTCGTCCGTGGCGAAGGCGGCTGGGTCATCCCCTATCTCGCCGAAGCCTGGCGCGGCCTGAAGCCTGCGTTCGACATCGTCGACGCCAAGACCGGCGAAGCGATCTTCCCCGCGGGCACAAAGATTTCGCCCCGCGCCGCCAACAAGGCGGAAAAGGACGGCCTGGAAACGCTGCTGATCCCGACCGAGGAAGTCTATGGCCGCTACAGCGCCTATGACCTCATCAACGAGAGCACCGGCGAAATCTATATCGAGGCCGGTGACGAAGTGTCGCCTGAGAATCTTGAGAAGCTGGACAAGGCGGGCATCGACCGTCTGGAACTGCTGGACATCGACCATGTCGGCACCGGTCCGTGGATTCGTAATACGCTCAAGGCCGACAAGGCCGAAGACCGCGACCAGGCGCTGAGCGATATCTATCGCGTCATGCGTCCTGGCGAACCGCCGACGAAGGAAACCGCAGAAGCGCTGTTTGCCGGTCTGTTCTTCGATCCGGAGCGCTACGACCTGTCGGCCGTGGGCCGCGTGAAGCTGAACATGCGCCTCGACCTCGACGCCGAGGACACGGTGACGACGCTGCGAACCGAGGATATCCTCGCCGTGGTCAAGGAACTGGTGAACCTCAAGGACGGCAAGGGCGAAATCGACGATATCGATAACCTGGGCAACCGTCGCGTCCGTTCGGTCGGCGAACTGCTGGAAAACCAGTATCGCGTCGGCCTGCTGCGCATGGAGCGCGCGGTCAAGGAGCGTATGTCGTCGGTCGACGTGTCGACCGTGATGCCCAACGACCTGATCAACGCGAAGCCCGCCGTGGCGGCCGTGCGTGAATTCTTCGGCTCGTCGCAGCTGTCGCAGTTCATGGATCAGACCAACCCGCTGTCGGAAGTCACCCACAAGCGCCGCGTATCGGCGCTTGGGCCGGGCGGTCTGACCCGCGAACGCGCAGGCTTCGAAGTCCGCGACGTTCACCCGACCCATTATGGCCGTATCTGCCCGATCGAAACGCCCGAAGGCCCGAACATCGGTCTGATCAACAGCCTCGCGACGTTCAGCCGTGTTAACAAATATGGCTTCATCGAAACGCCCTATCGCAAGGTCTTGGACAATAAGGTCACCGACGACGTCGTCTATCTGTCGGCGATGGAAGAGGCCAAGCACACGATCGCGCAGGCCAACGCCGAAGTGAATGCCGACGGCACCTTTACCGAGGATCTCATATCCGCCCGCGAGGCCGGCGAGTTCCTGATGGCGCCCAAGGATCATATCACGCTGATGGACGTCAGCCCCAAGCAGCTGGTGTCGGTCGCAGCCTCGCTCATTCCGTTCCTGGAAAACGATGACGCCAACCGCGCGCTGATGGGATCGAACATGCAGCGTCAGGCCGTGCCTCTGGTACGTGCCGAAGCGCCGTTCGTGGGCACCGGCATGGAAGGCACGGTTGCCCGTGACTCCGGCGCGGCGGTCGCCTCCAAGCGGGCGGGCATCGTGGATCAGGTCGATGCGACCCGTATCGTCATCCGCGCGACCGGCGATATCGAAGCCGGTCAGTCGGGCGTCGACATCTACACGCTGCAGAAGTTCCAGCGGTCGAACCAGGACACCTGCATCAACCAGCGTCCGCTGGTGCAGGTCGGTGACCTGGTCGAAGCCGGCGACGTCATCGCCGACGGTCCCTCGACCGAGTTCGGCGAACTGGCGCTGGGCCGCAACACGCTCGTCGCGTTCATGCCCTGGAACGGCTACAACTATGAAGACTCCATCCTGATCTCCGAGCGGATCGTGAAGGACGACGTCTTCACCTCGATCCATATCGAGGAGTTCGAGGTGATGGCCCGCGACACCAAGCTGGGGCCGGAGGACATCACCCGCGACATCCCGAACGTCGGTGAAGAAGCGCTGCGCAACCTCGACGAGGCAGGCATCGTCTATATCGGCGCCGAAGTGGAGCCGGGCGACATCCTGGTCGGCAAGATCACCCCCAAGGGTGAATCGCCAATGACGCCGGAAGAAAAGCTGCTCCGCGCGATCTTCGGTGAAAAGGCGTCCGACGTGCGCGACACGTCGCTCCGCCTGCCGCCGGGCGTTGCTGGGACGGTCGTTGAAGTGCGCGTGTTCAACCGCCACGGCATCGACAAGGACGAGCGCGCCATGGCGATCGAGCGGGAGGAAATCGACCGCCTCGCCAAGGATCGCGAGGACGAACGCGCCATCCTCAATCGTGCAACCTTCAACCGCCTGCACGAAATGCTGCTGAACCAGACCGCCTCTGCCGCGCCAAAGGGCGTGCGCAAAGGCGTGGCGATCGATGAGGCTCTGCTGGCCGAAGTCGAGCGTCACGAATGGTGGAAGTTCGCGGTAGAGGACGACAGCCGTCAGGCCCAGATCGAAGCGATCAAGGGTCAGTATGACGAAGCGGTCAAGTCGATCGTGGACAAGTTCGAGGATCGCGTCGACAAGCTGCAGCGCGGCGACGAGCTGCCCCCGGGCGTGCTCAAGATGGTCAAGGTGTTCGTCGCGGTGAAGCGCAAGCTGCAGCCAGGCGACAAGATGGCCGGCCGTCACGGTAACAAGGGCGTCATCTCGCGCATCCTGCCGGTCGAAGACATGCCGTTCCTGGAAGACGGCACCCATGTCGATATCGTGCTGAACCCGCTGGGCGTGCCGTCGCGCATGAACGTCGGGCAGATCTTCGAAACCCATCTGGGCTGGGCTGCCCGTGGCCTTGGCCAGCAGCTTAAGCATGCGCTGGAAGACTGGCGTGAGGCCAATCCGAACCCGTCGGCGGGCGACATGCCCGACGCGGTCAAGGAACGGCTGCTGACCTCCTATGGTCCGCGCTATGCCGAGCAGATCGAAGGCCGCACGCCCGAGCAGATCATCGATCTGGCCGAGCATCTCCAGCGGGGCATCCCGATGGCGACCCCGGTGTTCGACGGCGCGCGTGAAGCCGACGTGTCGGCGATGCTGTCGCTGGCAGGCTTGCATACCTCGGGCCAGTCGGACCTGTATGACGGCCGCACCGGCGATCGCTTCGACCGCAAGGTCACCGTGGGCATCATCTATATGTTGAAGCTGCATCACTTGGTCGATGACAAGATCCATGCCCGTTCGATCGGCCCCTACAGCCTCGTCACGCAGCAGCCGCTGGGTGGTAAGGCGCAGTTCGGTGGTCAGCGCTTCGGTGAAATGGAGGTTTGGGCGCTCCAGGCCTATGGCGCGGCCTATACGTTGCAGGAAATGCTGACGGTGAAGTCGGACGACGTGGTCGGCCGCACCAAGGTCTATGAGGCGATCGTCAAGGGTGACGACACGTTCGAGGCCGGCATTCCCGAAAGCTTCAACGTGCTGGTCAAGGAAATGCGCTCGCTGGGTCTGAACGTCGAACTCGCCACGATGGACGAGGCCACCGACGAAGACGGCCTGGCGCAAGCGGCGGAATAA
- a CDS encoding cell wall hydrolase, which translates to MNTTTSPRPVVWLVWLLLFVGLPALVAGWDTQHSRHAGRPPMAALRAGRPVTAATPPPVEPVVVYALPRDKARAFNLAIPFSKAANPPARPFLFSGSETDLARALDCLAAAEIYEAGDDAVGEQAVAQVVLNRARHPAFPRTVCGVVFQGQERRTGCQFTFTCDGALARTPNAAAWERARTIARAALAGKVFEPVGHATHYHTDWVVPYWSDSLDKITAVGTHLFFRWRGWWGTPPAFRRGNEGSEPQIAQIAQLSPAHQSGDAVITSAPAAIAAAMASTAELAAQTPMAIGAHSVGKTIAGGRLIGADPDNVTFMIDLGRASAADDWLTMAHKICGGRPLCRVMGWRAGSGPKAWPPSEAQLETMGFGYIHNLGVGLQRALWNCAQTPRAVKSECMRQRVPTAAPPTAPADAGLTGVRRRFETVKIAPVTPPVAPPAETPNATP; encoded by the coding sequence TTGAACACCACCACGTCTCCCCGTCCAGTCGTCTGGCTGGTCTGGCTCCTCCTGTTCGTCGGCCTGCCCGCGCTCGTCGCGGGCTGGGACACCCAGCATAGTCGCCACGCGGGCAGGCCGCCCATGGCCGCCTTGCGCGCGGGGCGTCCGGTCACGGCCGCGACGCCCCCGCCGGTCGAGCCGGTGGTCGTCTACGCCCTGCCGCGCGACAAGGCGCGCGCGTTCAACCTGGCTATCCCCTTTTCGAAAGCCGCCAATCCGCCCGCCCGCCCCTTCCTCTTCTCAGGGTCGGAAACGGACCTGGCCCGCGCGCTCGATTGCCTGGCGGCAGCGGAAATCTATGAAGCGGGCGACGATGCGGTGGGCGAGCAGGCCGTCGCGCAAGTTGTACTGAACCGGGCGCGCCATCCCGCCTTCCCCAGAACGGTATGCGGCGTGGTGTTCCAGGGGCAGGAACGGCGGACGGGGTGTCAGTTCACCTTCACCTGCGACGGCGCGCTGGCACGCACGCCCAATGCCGCCGCGTGGGAACGGGCGCGGACCATCGCCCGCGCGGCGCTGGCAGGCAAGGTGTTCGAACCGGTGGGGCACGCCACCCATTATCATACCGACTGGGTCGTCCCCTATTGGAGCGACAGCCTGGACAAGATCACCGCGGTGGGCACGCATCTCTTCTTCCGCTGGCGCGGCTGGTGGGGCACCCCGCCCGCCTTCCGCCGAGGCAATGAAGGCAGCGAACCGCAGATCGCACAGATTGCGCAACTCTCCCCCGCCCATCAGTCGGGCGATGCGGTGATTACGTCCGCACCCGCAGCGATCGCCGCCGCCATGGCATCGACAGCGGAACTGGCTGCGCAGACGCCGATGGCGATCGGCGCGCATTCGGTCGGCAAAACGATCGCGGGCGGTCGGCTGATCGGGGCCGATCCGGACAATGTCACTTTCATGATCGACCTTGGACGGGCGAGCGCTGCCGACGACTGGTTGACGATGGCCCACAAGATATGCGGGGGCCGCCCGCTGTGCCGGGTCATGGGCTGGCGCGCAGGCAGCGGGCCAAAGGCCTGGCCGCCCAGCGAGGCCCAGCTCGAAACGATGGGCTTTGGCTATATCCATAATCTGGGCGTCGGGCTGCAACGGGCGCTGTGGAATTGCGCGCAGACGCCCCGCGCGGTGAAAAGCGAATGTATGCGCCAGCGCGTGCCGACGGCGGCGCCGCCGACAGCGCCTGCCGACGCGGGCCTTACCGGCGTGCGGCGCCGGTTCGAAACGGTGAAGATCGCGCCGGTGACGCCGCCGGTCGCGCCACCTGCCGAGACACCGAACGCGACACCTTGA
- the cysK gene encoding cysteine synthase A — translation MKAATILETIGNTPHIRVNRLFGDAEVWIKSERSNPGGSIKDRIALAMIEAAEASGELQPGGTIIEPTSGNTGVGLAMVAAVKGYKLVLVMPESMSIERRRLMLAYGASFDLTPREKGMKGAIERALELVGQTPGSWMPQQFENPANIDVHVRTTAQEILTDFADTPIDALITGVGTGGHITGVAEVLKKQWPHLKVYAVEPTLSPVISGGQPGPHPIQGIGAGFIPANLHTQLLDGVIQVDPADAKDYARKAATQEGMLVGISSGGTLAAIAQKLKELPEGSRVLGFNYDTGERYLSVPDFLPE, via the coding sequence ATGAAAGCTGCCACGATTCTCGAAACCATCGGCAACACGCCGCATATCCGCGTCAACCGCCTGTTCGGCGACGCCGAAGTATGGATCAAGTCGGAACGGTCCAACCCCGGCGGGTCGATCAAGGACCGTATTGCGCTCGCCATGATCGAGGCGGCCGAAGCATCGGGCGAATTGCAGCCGGGCGGCACGATCATCGAGCCGACGTCGGGCAATACCGGCGTCGGGCTGGCGATGGTCGCCGCGGTCAAGGGGTACAAGCTGGTGCTGGTCATGCCCGAAAGCATGTCGATCGAGCGTCGCCGCCTGATGCTCGCCTATGGCGCCAGTTTCGACCTGACGCCGCGCGAAAAGGGCATGAAGGGCGCAATCGAACGCGCGCTGGAACTGGTCGGCCAGACGCCGGGCAGCTGGATGCCGCAACAGTTCGAAAATCCCGCCAATATCGACGTGCATGTCCGCACCACGGCGCAGGAGATACTGACCGACTTTGCCGACACGCCGATCGACGCGCTGATCACGGGCGTGGGCACTGGCGGCCATATCACCGGCGTGGCCGAAGTGCTCAAGAAGCAGTGGCCGCATCTGAAGGTCTATGCGGTCGAACCGACCCTGTCCCCGGTGATCAGCGGCGGTCAGCCCGGTCCGCACCCGATCCAGGGCATCGGCGCGGGCTTCATCCCGGCGAACCTGCACACCCAGTTGCTGGACGGCGTGATCCAGGTCGATCCGGCCGATGCAAAGGATTATGCCCGTAAGGCCGCGACGCAGGAGGGGATGCTGGTTGGCATTTCGTCGGGCGGCACGCTGGCGGCGATCGCGCAGAAGTTGAAGGAACTGCCAGAGGGCAGCCGGGTTCTGGGCTTCAACTATGACACCGGCGAACGCTATCTGTCCGTCCCGGACTTCCTGCCGGAATAG